Proteins encoded together in one Vigna angularis cultivar LongXiaoDou No.4 chromosome 5, ASM1680809v1, whole genome shotgun sequence window:
- the LOC108338877 gene encoding uncharacterized protein LOC108338877 isoform X1 → MSRFLACRNVRRFTRAIHKTTCFEVFHPMGSPYSKYNFFSHYRHVHSRQSVFVLFKSKVNMFMSSKARNLYTLPANNAKYHHCQVVWNRMCFHQGPALPPIGQIARVISLAMVKSNFFVHGLIAFIIGELAWTQGKWAEAEFFPTRDLFYVHAQDGRVYLTTALFAAIEVFILFLRAVYLVILFSPCIAMAPFVDSFGTQFRKTWIHVVRVTLEKAGPAFIKWGQWAASRPDLFPRDLCDELAEFQTKAPSHKFSYSRKCIENAFGRKLYQIFEKFEEEPVASGSIAQVHRATLRYKFPGQQIKPVDVAVKVRHPGVSEAIRRDFVLINLVAKISSFVPNLKWLRLDESIQQFAVFMMSQVDLSREAAHLSRFIYNFRRWKDVSFPLPLYPLVHPSVLVETFEQGESVLNYVDHLEGHEHFKSALAHIGTHALLKMLLMDNFIHADMHPGNILVREGKSKLSPISLLKSRPHVIFLDVGMITELSKREREYLLEFFKAVALQDGRAAAECTLRLSKQQNCPDPKSFVEEVDRSFKLWRSPKGESIRTADRMEQLLEHVRRCKVNIDGNVCAVIVTTLVLEGWQRRLDPEYDVLNALQTLLFKADLAESLSNAIEGLVAP, encoded by the exons ATGTCAAG ATTTCTTGCTTGTCGAAATGTTAGACGGTTTACACGTGCTATTCACAAGACAACCTGCTTCGAAGTGTTTCATCCAATGGGGTCCCCTTActcaaaatacaattttttctcgCACTATAGACATGTTCACTCAAGACAATCTGTTTTCGTGTTATTTAAATCGAAGGTTAATATGTTTATGAGTAGCAAGGCTAGGAACTTGTATACCCTCCCTGCAAATAATGCAAAATACCATCATTGTCAAGTTGTTTGGAACAGGATGTGTTTCCATCAAGGGCCAGCTCTGCCACCAATAGGTCAAATTGCCCGTGTGATAAGTTTGGCTATGgtcaaatcaaatttttttgttCATGGTTTGATTGCCTTCATAATAGGAGAGCTTGCTTGGACACAAGGAAAATGGGCAGaagcagaattctttccaacAAGAGATTTGTTTTATGTGCATGCGCAAGATGGACGTGTATATTTAACCACAGCTCTCTTTGCGGCCATTGAGGTTTTCATCTTGTTTCTCAGGGCTGTCTATTTGGTGATTTTGTTCTCTCCTTGCATAGCTATGGCTCCTTTTGTTGACTCTTTTGGCACTCAGTTTAGAAAAACATGGATTCATGTTGTTCGTGTTACACTTGAAAAAGCTGGCCCCGCGTTCATCAAGTGGGGTCAATGGGCTGCAAGCAGACCTGACCTCTTTCCAAGGGATCTCTGTGATGAACTTGCAGAATTTCAAACGAAAGCACCGTCACATAAATTTAGCTATAGCAGAAAATGTATTGAAAATGCATTTGGCCGcaaattatatcaaatatttgaaaagtttgAGGAGGAACCAGTAGCTTCAGGTAGCATTGCTCAAGTTCATCGAGCTACACTAAGATACAAATTCCCTGGTCAGCAAATCAAGCCTGTTGATGTAGCAGTGAAGGTCCGACATCCAGGGGTTTCTGAAGCAATTAGGAGGGATTTTGTCCTTATTAATCTTGTTGCCAAAATTTCGTCTTTTGTACCAAATTTAAAGTGGCTGAGATTAGACGAAAGCATACAGCAATTTGCCGTCTTTATGATGTCTCAAGTTGATCTTTCAAGGGAAGCCGCCCATCTTAGTCGGTTTATCTATAATTTCCGGAGATGGAAAGATGTTTCATTCCCATTGCCTCTGTATCCCCTCGTGCACCCTTCTGTTTTGGTTGAAACCTTTGAACAGGGTGAAAGTGTTTTGAACTACGTTGACCATCTTGAAGGACACGAACATTTCAAAAGTGCCCTTGCTCATATTGGTACACATGCTCTTTTGAAGATGCTTTTG ATGGATAATTTTATCCATGCAGACATGCATCCTGGAAATATTCTTGTCCGAGAAGGAAAAAGTAAATTGTCACCTATATCACTGTTGAAGTCAAGGCCTCATGTAATTTTCCTTGATGTGGGCATGATTACTGAACTTtcgaagagagaaagagaatatTTACTGGAATTCTTTAAGGCTGTTGCACTCCAAGATGGACGTGCAGCTGCAGAGTGCACACTTAGATTATCCAAACAACAAAATTGCCCAGACCCAAAATCTTTTGTTGAG GAGGTGGATAGATCATTTAAACTTTGGAGGTCTCCTAAAGGTGAATCTATCCGCACAGCTGATCGCATGGAACAATTGCTTGAGCATGTTAGACGCTGTAAAGTTAATATAGATGGAAATGTTTGTGCTGTGATAGTGACCACATTGGTTCTGGAG
- the LOC108338877 gene encoding uncharacterized protein LOC108338877 isoform X2: protein MSRFLACRNVRRFTRAIHKTTCFEVFHPMGSPYSKYNFFSHYRHVHSRQSVFVLFKSKVNMFMSSKARNLYTLPANNAKYHHCQVVWNRMCFHQGPALPPIGQIARVISLAMVKSNFFVHGLIAFIIGELAWTQGKWAEAEFFPTRDLFYVHAQDGRVYLTTALFAAIEVFILFLRAVYLVILFSPCIAMAPFVDSFGTQFRKTWIHVVRVTLEKAGPAFIKWGQWAASRPDLFPRDLCDELAEFQTKAPSHKFSYSRKCIENAFGRKLYQIFEKFEEEPVASGSIAQVHRATLRYKFPGQQIKPVDVAVKVRHPGVSEAIRRDFVLINLVAKISSFVPNLKWLRLDESIQQFAVFMMSQVDLSREAAHLSRFIYNFRRWKDVSFPLPLYPLVHPSVLVETFEQGESVLNYVDHLEGHEHFKSALAHIGTHALLKMLLMDNFIHADMHPGNILVREGKSKLSPISLLKSRPHVIFLDVGMITELSKREREYLLEFFKAVALQDGRAAAECTLRLSKQQNCPDPKSFVENLTGGG from the exons ATGTCAAG ATTTCTTGCTTGTCGAAATGTTAGACGGTTTACACGTGCTATTCACAAGACAACCTGCTTCGAAGTGTTTCATCCAATGGGGTCCCCTTActcaaaatacaattttttctcgCACTATAGACATGTTCACTCAAGACAATCTGTTTTCGTGTTATTTAAATCGAAGGTTAATATGTTTATGAGTAGCAAGGCTAGGAACTTGTATACCCTCCCTGCAAATAATGCAAAATACCATCATTGTCAAGTTGTTTGGAACAGGATGTGTTTCCATCAAGGGCCAGCTCTGCCACCAATAGGTCAAATTGCCCGTGTGATAAGTTTGGCTATGgtcaaatcaaatttttttgttCATGGTTTGATTGCCTTCATAATAGGAGAGCTTGCTTGGACACAAGGAAAATGGGCAGaagcagaattctttccaacAAGAGATTTGTTTTATGTGCATGCGCAAGATGGACGTGTATATTTAACCACAGCTCTCTTTGCGGCCATTGAGGTTTTCATCTTGTTTCTCAGGGCTGTCTATTTGGTGATTTTGTTCTCTCCTTGCATAGCTATGGCTCCTTTTGTTGACTCTTTTGGCACTCAGTTTAGAAAAACATGGATTCATGTTGTTCGTGTTACACTTGAAAAAGCTGGCCCCGCGTTCATCAAGTGGGGTCAATGGGCTGCAAGCAGACCTGACCTCTTTCCAAGGGATCTCTGTGATGAACTTGCAGAATTTCAAACGAAAGCACCGTCACATAAATTTAGCTATAGCAGAAAATGTATTGAAAATGCATTTGGCCGcaaattatatcaaatatttgaaaagtttgAGGAGGAACCAGTAGCTTCAGGTAGCATTGCTCAAGTTCATCGAGCTACACTAAGATACAAATTCCCTGGTCAGCAAATCAAGCCTGTTGATGTAGCAGTGAAGGTCCGACATCCAGGGGTTTCTGAAGCAATTAGGAGGGATTTTGTCCTTATTAATCTTGTTGCCAAAATTTCGTCTTTTGTACCAAATTTAAAGTGGCTGAGATTAGACGAAAGCATACAGCAATTTGCCGTCTTTATGATGTCTCAAGTTGATCTTTCAAGGGAAGCCGCCCATCTTAGTCGGTTTATCTATAATTTCCGGAGATGGAAAGATGTTTCATTCCCATTGCCTCTGTATCCCCTCGTGCACCCTTCTGTTTTGGTTGAAACCTTTGAACAGGGTGAAAGTGTTTTGAACTACGTTGACCATCTTGAAGGACACGAACATTTCAAAAGTGCCCTTGCTCATATTGGTACACATGCTCTTTTGAAGATGCTTTTG ATGGATAATTTTATCCATGCAGACATGCATCCTGGAAATATTCTTGTCCGAGAAGGAAAAAGTAAATTGTCACCTATATCACTGTTGAAGTCAAGGCCTCATGTAATTTTCCTTGATGTGGGCATGATTACTGAACTTtcgaagagagaaagagaatatTTACTGGAATTCTTTAAGGCTGTTGCACTCCAAGATGGACGTGCAGCTGCAGAGTGCACACTTAGATTATCCAAACAACAAAATTGCCCAGACCCAAAATCTTTTGTTGAG AATTTAACAGGAGGTGGATAG
- the LOC108338877 gene encoding uncharacterized protein LOC108338877 isoform X3 produces the protein MLCAPLHLTLQKPSSPCQGELAWTQGKWAEAEFFPTRDLFYVHAQDGRVYLTTALFAAIEVFILFLRAVYLVILFSPCIAMAPFVDSFGTQFRKTWIHVVRVTLEKAGPAFIKWGQWAASRPDLFPRDLCDELAEFQTKAPSHKFSYSRKCIENAFGRKLYQIFEKFEEEPVASGSIAQVHRATLRYKFPGQQIKPVDVAVKVRHPGVSEAIRRDFVLINLVAKISSFVPNLKWLRLDESIQQFAVFMMSQVDLSREAAHLSRFIYNFRRWKDVSFPLPLYPLVHPSVLVETFEQGESVLNYVDHLEGHEHFKSALAHIGTHALLKMLLMDNFIHADMHPGNILVREGKSKLSPISLLKSRPHVIFLDVGMITELSKREREYLLEFFKAVALQDGRAAAECTLRLSKQQNCPDPKSFVEEVDRSFKLWRSPKGESIRTADRMEQLLEHVRRCKVNIDGNVCAVIVTTLVLEGWQRRLDPEYDVLNALQTLLFKADLAESLSNAIEGLVAP, from the exons ATGTTGTGTGCACCGTTGCACCTTACTCTTCAGAAACCCTCGTCACCATGTCAAG GAGAGCTTGCTTGGACACAAGGAAAATGGGCAGaagcagaattctttccaacAAGAGATTTGTTTTATGTGCATGCGCAAGATGGACGTGTATATTTAACCACAGCTCTCTTTGCGGCCATTGAGGTTTTCATCTTGTTTCTCAGGGCTGTCTATTTGGTGATTTTGTTCTCTCCTTGCATAGCTATGGCTCCTTTTGTTGACTCTTTTGGCACTCAGTTTAGAAAAACATGGATTCATGTTGTTCGTGTTACACTTGAAAAAGCTGGCCCCGCGTTCATCAAGTGGGGTCAATGGGCTGCAAGCAGACCTGACCTCTTTCCAAGGGATCTCTGTGATGAACTTGCAGAATTTCAAACGAAAGCACCGTCACATAAATTTAGCTATAGCAGAAAATGTATTGAAAATGCATTTGGCCGcaaattatatcaaatatttgaaaagtttgAGGAGGAACCAGTAGCTTCAGGTAGCATTGCTCAAGTTCATCGAGCTACACTAAGATACAAATTCCCTGGTCAGCAAATCAAGCCTGTTGATGTAGCAGTGAAGGTCCGACATCCAGGGGTTTCTGAAGCAATTAGGAGGGATTTTGTCCTTATTAATCTTGTTGCCAAAATTTCGTCTTTTGTACCAAATTTAAAGTGGCTGAGATTAGACGAAAGCATACAGCAATTTGCCGTCTTTATGATGTCTCAAGTTGATCTTTCAAGGGAAGCCGCCCATCTTAGTCGGTTTATCTATAATTTCCGGAGATGGAAAGATGTTTCATTCCCATTGCCTCTGTATCCCCTCGTGCACCCTTCTGTTTTGGTTGAAACCTTTGAACAGGGTGAAAGTGTTTTGAACTACGTTGACCATCTTGAAGGACACGAACATTTCAAAAGTGCCCTTGCTCATATTGGTACACATGCTCTTTTGAAGATGCTTTTG ATGGATAATTTTATCCATGCAGACATGCATCCTGGAAATATTCTTGTCCGAGAAGGAAAAAGTAAATTGTCACCTATATCACTGTTGAAGTCAAGGCCTCATGTAATTTTCCTTGATGTGGGCATGATTACTGAACTTtcgaagagagaaagagaatatTTACTGGAATTCTTTAAGGCTGTTGCACTCCAAGATGGACGTGCAGCTGCAGAGTGCACACTTAGATTATCCAAACAACAAAATTGCCCAGACCCAAAATCTTTTGTTGAG GAGGTGGATAGATCATTTAAACTTTGGAGGTCTCCTAAAGGTGAATCTATCCGCACAGCTGATCGCATGGAACAATTGCTTGAGCATGTTAGACGCTGTAAAGTTAATATAGATGGAAATGTTTGTGCTGTGATAGTGACCACATTGGTTCTGGAG